Genomic window (Candidatus Woesearchaeota archaeon):
TTTTCTGGCGATGGCCAACAAACAGAGTTTTTTCTCAACGAATTTGATGTTGAAAATATTACCAGTGTTCGTGCATGGCTTCAGACAAATAATAGCTACCGAACGCTCAACAAAGACGAATATAATATCCGTTATGAACCAAATCCATATCTTGGTACATCAGCCATAAGTGTTGAAATAATTGCAGGTATACCACGGAACAATACGCAAGTTGATCTGTGGTTCTCAAAACGTGTTGTGCTCGATTGCAATGGGGCAATCTTAACCGGAAGTGGAACGGGTGTGCGGATAAAAAATTATGCTTATCTCACCAACTGTCTCTTCCGTGGATATCAGTATGGTGCTTCTATCGAGGATGGAACGAAGATAACACTGACGCAAAATACTTTTGCTCACAACTACTATGGTATTGGTAAGATTTATCGAAGAACAGCACAACAGAATGAATATCAAGGAAATGTGTTTTTTAATAACACCTATGGTATCTTGATGAATCAATATACAGGAACAGAGTTTAGTAATAATCGGGTTTATAACAACACGTTCATCAATAACCGTCAGTATGGCATGTCAATCAGAGGGGGAATTAACGTAACGTATGTACAAAATTTTTTTGTAAATAACACGTACCAAGGTCTTGACGTTTCCAATGAGAATAGCTCGTTTCTCAACAATACAGTAAAAAATAATCCTGGATCAGGGAGTTCAGTAAGCGGAAAAAATAATCTCATCCGTGATAACTCATTCCAAAATAACGATGTAGGTTTACAGGTCTCAAGTGAAAACAGCACCATTACGATGAATGAATTCAGGGATAACAACATCGGAGCAAGCGGAGGAAGTGATAAGACGGTGTTTATTGATAATCTATTTTGGTATAACGCTGAAGCAGGAACATACATTACAGGAACTGGAGCTATAATTATACATAATGACTTCTATGGCACAGGCATGAAAATAGCCAACACCAATGTCACGTATTGTGATCAAGAAGAACCAAATGCCTTCTATGACGGCGCTATTGGACAAGACGATTGCAACTGTTTTAAGCCCTGGCATGATCAAATATATGTTTCAGTCGACACCGTATTCTGCCCAGGAAGATATAATTCCTCTCAACATACTCTTGATTCTGTTTCCCTTATCTGTAGAGGAACAATTCTTCAAGGAAACAATACCCAAGATGGTCTCATTCTCAATGATAATAGCCACGTTGAAGGATGCACCTTACAAAAGTTTGAGAATGGGATCTATGCAGAGGATACCGTCCATACGGTAATCTATAACAACACGTTGCTTGAAAATGACAATGGAGTTCAAATCTACCGCCTGTCGAGATACGGAACACCGTCATATAATAATACGCTGATACGTAACAGTTTCATCAACAATAGTAACGGATTATCATTCTCAGGCTATTCAGGAAGACGAGGCGAGCAAAATCAAATTCATAACAATACATTTTTGCGGAACCGTAATGGAATGACAAGTTATGCAAACAAAAATAATATGACGTATAATTTGTTTAGTAATAATGAGCGTGGTATTTCTATTGACGCAGGACAGAACCAAAGCATTATAGGCAATACCATCCAAAACAGTACCTACACCGGTCTCTCTCTGTGGGATAATGGAGGATACGCCGAGTATAGTGTCCTTCGTGGGAATACCTTTGCTTTTAACAACGGAGGAGTACGGATTAATGGACGTCAAAATACTATCATCAAGAACGTATTCCAATACAACAATTTCAGTGGGCTTTATCTTGACGAATATAGTAGCGAGAATGTCATTGCTGAAAATAGTTTCTATGGCTCAGATATGATTGTTACCGATACTGATAACATTTTTTGTATAACTGAAGAACCCAATCGTTTTTATAATGGAGGAAGAGGCCAAGATCAATGCCATTGTTTTAAACCATTTTTTGATGACGTTCAGCTGTCTATCAATACAACGTTTTGTGCAGGAACCTATAGTAGCGCTGGGCATGAGGTAGATGATGCCTTACTTTGTAACCAAACCGTTCTCGTAGGGAATAGATCATTAATTGGGTTATATCCCCACTCTGGTTCAATAATTGACGGTTGTACCTTAAACGGTTATGATGTTGGAATCTCAACCAAAGGAAGCAATATTCTCTTCAAAGAAAACAAGATATCTAACACCAGAAATGGTATTGAGCTCTATTATGAAGAATACTACATCCCTAATAATATTACGGTAAGAGAGAATCTCCTCACTGATAATGATAATGGGATCTATCTTCGCAGGGCAGAAAATAATACGATTAGTAATAACACTCTCGAACAGAACAATGACGGAATCGTTCTTGATTATTCCTCTCATGGCAATCTCATAAGTAATAACCGTATGACAAACAATACCTATTCAGGTATACAGATTCGAGGAGAAAGAAATAAGCTGTTTGATAATGTCATTACGCTAAGTGTTTATGGGGCATATGGGCTGTATGGAGAAAGTGTTAATAATACCTTTTCTCGAAATACCTTTCTCCTCAATGGGTATGGAATATATTTAAGCCACAGTCAGAGTAATACCATTACCTATAATGCATTCCTCAATAACACAGAACAGGGCATCTTTAGCGATGAGTATTCCTCAGAGAACATCATTGCAGTGAATGATTTTTACCAAACAGGGATGCAGATCTACAATACCTATAATAAATTCTGCTTGGGAGAGCAACCGAATTACCTGTATGGAGGAGCTGAAGGACAGGATGACTGTAACTGTTTCAAACCCATGAATAATAATACGCGAATAAACACGCGAATTGAAGGAGAAACTATCTTTTGCTCAGGAGATTATTACACTGGTGGATATATCCTTGTGTATGCGGGAAAGCTATGGTGCAATACTACTCGTCTCTTAGGAGAAAATGATGAGTTCGGAATTAAACTCGACAGTCGTACTTACCTGGAAGGGTGTTCATTACTTGGCTATGATCAAGGAATTTTTGCTGAGGGAGGTATTGTGAATAGTCAGGTTTACAATAATTACCTCAGCGACAACACCTATGGTATGTATGCAACCTACAAAAACACTGCTTATCCAACAAACATTACTCTGGGGTCTAATGTTTTTGAAGATAATACCTACGGGGTTTATTTTAATAGTGCAAAAAATTCCACAATCCTTTCTAATCTCTTTATCAATAATAATGCAGGAATCAAATTGTATTATGCACCAAATAATTTTATAGCCTATAATCTGATAGAGCATAGTACCGATGGTATATCGCTGAGTGGGAATAACAATACCCTTCGTGAGAATATTATTCGAGAGAATAGGAACGGTATTGCACTGTTTGATGACTATAATGTCATTGAGTCAAACACCATTGAGAACAATACGGGCATGGGTATTAATGATGCTGCACGTGACGGGAATACGGTCCAGTATAATATCATACGAAACAATATTCAGTATAACTATTACAATGGTCCATACAATGGGGAAAAGGATGCTCGATTCAATAATTGGGGCCTAGATACTACTGAAGCGATTGATGCAAGCATCTATGATGATGAGGAAAATAATCGCTCGGGGAAGGTGTATTTTGAACCTTGGATTGGAGACGGTCAACAAAACCCAGTGGTATTAGTTCATGGATACTGTAGCTCTCCTGATGCATGGACAGATGAAGATTTCAACTATGAAGAGAAATTACGAGATGCTGGCTATACTGTTTACATCGCGGATTATGAACCAGGTCCATGTCTGCCCTTTGTTCTTACCATGCCTGGATGTGCAAATGGTGATATTAAAAATAATGGGGAAAAACTTGGAGAGATAATCCAAGAAGTCAAGAAAGAGACAGGAGCCAGGAAGGTTGATCTCATTGCAAGCAGCATGGGTGGATTAGTCAGCAGAAGCTATATTGAAAGCAGTGTGTATGCTCAGGATGTAAATCAATTGATTATGATTGGAACACCTAATCACGGATCGACCTTGGCTGACCTTTCGGTTATTGCAAATGTTGCTCTAACTCTCGGAGGAGGATTCGATCCAACAATGTTCCATTGCATGTCCCAACTTGGCTTTGCCACGGTTCAGATGTCTGAGCTCAGCTCATACCTCTCAAAATTAAATTATGATGAACTATTCTTTAACATAAACACCTGGATGACCAAAGAGAACTTATACCCGAACATTAACTACAAAATTCTTGCTGGAACAGAATACCCAACCATGGTTGTTCTCAAAGATAAGGTACTTGGTGTGCCCTTTACCTATCCGTGGATAACTGAATTAGGAGATGGTATTGTGGCTGCCTATTCTCTCAAACTTCAAGATATTGGATGTCATGAAACAAGAGAATGGCATCTCGGCGAGCTTCACAATCAGGATATTTATGAGAATGTGTTGAGCTATCTTGAAAATCCTTACAAACCTCAGGGAGATGATTGTCGTGCTGAAGAAAGAATTACTGCATTACAACAAGAGTTGCTTTATCTTCAGTCAAGCCCAACAGAAAAAGGTTTACTCTCTGGTGGTGAGGTAAACACCTACACTATAACCATTGATTCGATGAGTTACAATACTACTTTTATGGTGATCTGGCAAGATCTTATCAATAATCTTAGCATAACCATCATTGATCCTGAAGATCGTTTAGTCAATGATACAACCTCTAACATAACAAAGTTGACCTTCCCTGGCTTTTTTATTCTCCGTATTCAGGGAAACAGCACACCAGGAAACTGGACAGTGCAAATACATAATCCAAATCAAGAAGAGATTTCCTATACCCTTGATACCTCTTTTATGACCCCTCTTTATTTTACCTTACAACCCTTTGGACAAGGAACAACACTACAACCGTACGATAATCTTACGATCCTTGGTTATGCGAAAATAGGACAACAGAAGATTTTATCTTCTACTATTAACGTCAATATAACCCACCCTGACAGGCAGGAAAGCACCCAAATCCAGCTCTACGATGATGGATTACACAATGATCTTCAAGCTGCTGATGGATATTTCGGCAATTCCTTTAATCAAACTGAAGTAAATGGAGTTTATGGTGTCAAGGGGATACTGGTCACTGATTACGTAAATGAAACTATTATCCGAGAAGAGGAATTCTTTTTCAGTGTTGAAACGGTTACTGATGGAAAAATAGATTATGTCAATCTTAGCTATGAAAAAGCAAATGAAGGCATACCTGTAGTGATTGCCATGAATGTTTCTAACAGAGGGAATCAAACATTACACGACCTTACGCTCGTGGTGTATGATAATCTCCCTGACAACAACGGTACCTTGATTAGAAAAATAATTGTTGAAGATATTTTACCTTCTCAAACCCTCCAAGAAACATTGTTGTGGCAGGCAACACACGGGAATAAAACAATTACCGTAATGATAAGTCCGTTTGATGACTACATTGATACGAATGAAAGTAACAACATACTAACTGCTCCTCCTCTTTACTTCAATGGAAAACCAATTATTAAAGGGGAACAAGAGCTAATAGTTATCAAAACCTTTGGGTATAATATAACCGCATCTGCATACGATCCAGAGAATGAGTCATTGAGCTGCACACTGTTGCATAAGCCAAGTAATAAGGTATCATTTGAATGGCTATCGGGTGTTGTGGACGTGAATGGAACGTGCTGGACAGCGCTCACGACCAATACAACCTATGAAGGACAACCATACCGTGCTGGAGAGAATGTAACAATCAGTATTCGCTTCACCGACATCCATAATGCTTCTGTAACCACCAATAGCACAACCTTTGTTATTCCTACCTGCTATCCGATCAATAATTTCTTAGGAGAATGTATCCGTGGGGGCATAAGATACAAAGTCTTTAATTAACCACAGAAGATGGGGAAAAAGAGAAACTTTCGAATTTTCCCTAACTTTTTTAAATGCCAGAGTATCTCCTTGACCTATGAAAAATATACTCTTTTACAAATACATAGTTATCGATAATCCCGAGGAACTGCAGAAGGAGCAACGCGAACACTGCAGACTATGGGACCTCAAAGGTACGATCCTTATTGCCACCGAGGGAATAAATGGTTGCTTGACCGGAACAGAGGGAAATATACAGAAGTATCAAGAATGGCTACATGATGATCAACGCTTTTGTGATCTCGAATTTAAGCAAGGACTAACGAGTACGCATAATTTTGATAAACTTCTGGTTAAAGTCAGGAAAGAGATCGTAACCTCTGGACTGGCTTCTGATATTCTGCAACAGAGAGGAGAGTATATAGAACCAGAGGTATTCAACAGATTACTCGACTCTGGAGAAGAGGTTTATGTTGTTGATGCAAGAAACAACTACGAAAGCAATGTTGGTCATTTTTATAATGCTATTACACCAAATATCAATAACTTTCGAGAATGGCCTACAGCAGTAAAGCAGCTCGAGCATCTGAAAGAAAAACCTATTGTGCTCTACTGTACCGGTGGTATTCGCTGTGAGAAAGCATCTGCGTATATGAAACAGCAAGGATTCACAAATGTTCGTCACCTCCGTGGTGGTATCATCAACTATGGTCACGAAATAGGTAATAAACATTGGGATGGAAAGTGTTTTGTGTTTGACAAAAGAATGACCATTGCTCTTGGTACCTCTCAGCAAACAAAGATCATCACTTCGTGTAGCAGCTGCTCACTGCCAGCTGATACGTATTACCATTGTGCCTATACAAGATGTGATAAACGCTTTATCGCCTGTGATGACTGCATGCAAAAACTAAAGAGCTGTTGTTCACCAGCGTGTTTTCAGAGTATTTTACAGTATCCTGAACTAAAGGCGCAGTAAGAGGAATAATTGCTGAGGTTTAGATTATGCGTAATCTTTTTCGTGAGATGTATGGGAACGACCATAACCCGAAGGATGGGTGGGATTTTAGCGACTTTTATCCTCATGAAGGTGGTTCGCAATTAACTCCTGATCAGCTCCTCGCAGCTTCGTGGAATAGAATGACTGAGGGGTTACTGATAGATTTAGTTGCTGAAGCATCTGGACGAAAAGTAAGAAGAGTTACCTATCCAAACCTTATCTATGATCCAGCGAATCGACGGATAGTATTAGGTGATAGGAATATTGATCCAGTCGCTGATCTCCTTACGAATACAGGAAAGATGCAGGTCATTGAAAAACTAAGGCCTGGATCGTGGTTAGAGCGAAGAATTGATACGCTGTACCACGATCTCAGCTTATATTATCAACCTCGGGGGGTTACGGTTAATGGCCTTGAGGTTAGTGAAGTTGAACCGTGTAGGCTTTTGTGGAGTAATGGGTCGAGAAGCTACTCAGAACAAATTGGATCCTCATACTATCTGGAAGTAGACCTTAGCCCTAAAGAACGGTTTCCACGCGGATGTCTTCTTCTAACATCAGGAGACCGTATTGTCTACCAGGTCACTGCTTATTATAAAAATGATCGGAAAGTTGTTATGGCCGGTGTCTTATCTGGTCGCCAAAATAGTATTGAACATGAGATTTTACATTCTTTGACTAATTGAAGGTTATTCTGCTGGCTTACAGAGATTAAAGAGGATCTCATAACTCTTCACGACATCCTTCTGTTGGACAAAAAACAACATTTCCGGGACACAACTCATTGCTTCCATGATATTAATCTCATGAACCATTAATTCAGTCGTTAAGACTGCGACAATACCTGGCGTCATAAGTGCATCCTTGGAAAGTTGAATATTGATTTCTGCTAAGTGATCATCGACCTGGAAAATAGACTGTTTCGGGAATAACGCAAGAATCTTTTTTTTATTCTTTTCATTAATTAAGAGTTTAATGGCCTGCTCTCCCTGGATGATGAGGAAGATTTCTCCCTTGTCATAATCTATTAAAGAAAATGCCTTGGGCAAAATATCCTGAATCTGTTTTGTTTTTTCAAACCAGATTCTAACAATATTGCTGGTAATACGAATATCATCTGATTTTGCAAGCATGTGGCGTGCATTTTCAAAAGTCTTTTCAAGAGGCTGTTCTTCTCGATAACGTCGGATAGCACTAATGACGGCATCAGGCGTTGCCTCTACTCCCTTATGCTTCATCAAATAGATGGCAAGACCTTTAAGGCTGATTATGCCTTTTGCTAACGCGCTTCGTACGATAACATCTTCGTCTATCTCTTTCCAGATCTGTTGGGTTATCGATGTCATTTTTGACCTCACCTTGCCTAGATTTATAAATGTTATGCCAAGTTTAGCTATTCTGTGCCTTTTAGACTGTTATCTAGCCTGCATGATGTTATATGCTTTCAGAACTCAGACAACCATGAAATGTTCCAAGACCCCGAAAACAAATAAACATCACACAAGTCTTGGTTATCCCACGATAGGTAGCAGTAGCATGCGCTCGTCACATTCAATAGTCCAAAGCAAACAACTACTGCTCATGAGAAATACTTTTATCATTGTTTTATATAAATTTTTTGGTTTTTCGTTGTTTATGTTTATGCTAACTGGTTTAAAGAAGTTGACATCTTATGTACTGAGAGCATATGTACTGATAGCATCCATTACCTGAATGTTATTTACTGTAGCTGCAATATTTACGTCAAACCCGATGGTAAACGAAGCCATAGCTCCTCGTCTTGTGTGTGACCTCCTAAAGTAAACAATAGGTGGCCGACAAGGAAAATCTGGATATTGAGACGAAAATGCTCTTATGTCAGGAGGTTCAGGAGGGAGATGATAAGGTGCAGTACTATCCTCCGTAGAAATACAAACTAAACTGTTATTTTCTAAAAGAGGGCTGAAGTAACCATGCTTTTCAAACTGAGTCAAAGATTTAAACTCGGCTTCGATTTCTTCTTCTCTCAATTTTCCTGAAATCGTCGCAATATAAAATGGATGTGTCATCGGAGAACTCACAAATGTAGTGACGGTGCTTACACCGGTAAGTAAACTAAATTCATTACTTTTTCTTCTCCCATAAGAATCAGTAAAGTAGAACGTGTTATCAAATTCGCTTTTTGGTCCTTTACCAACGTTTCTATCGGTAACAAAATGAATATACCATTCTTCGAAAAATTGTTTTAAGAGGGCTAAAACAGGAATCGTACCCCCCAACGAACAGTCTGCAGCCCTATATACTCCCTCTGGTTTTTGATTTTTTGTTTCTCTAAGAGGTGGCACATACAATGTTCCATATCCATAGTTATTTGATTGAACAATTACGGGTATATTCCGATTAGCTCTTCTTACTCTTTCTACAAAATCCTTTGCATTATACGTGAAGTCTACATAAAGATCTACTTCTAATTGGCTAGGATCGAAGTCCTTTTCATTATACACATGAAATCCATCACCAACGATTTCTTTCAATGTTCTTTCATCTTTAGCATCACCGGC
Coding sequences:
- a CDS encoding right-handed parallel beta-helix repeat-containing protein; amino-acid sequence: MKGQAYFLMIICLVILSASTSMAVECSVDLKTGCTVSDRTILNPGTYALENITFINPISWKNFSGDGQQTEFFLNEFDVENITSVRAWLQTNNSYRTLNKDEYNIRYEPNPYLGTSAISVEIIAGIPRNNTQVDLWFSKRVVLDCNGAILTGSGTGVRIKNYAYLTNCLFRGYQYGASIEDGTKITLTQNTFAHNYYGIGKIYRRTAQQNEYQGNVFFNNTYGILMNQYTGTEFSNNRVYNNTFINNRQYGMSIRGGINVTYVQNFFVNNTYQGLDVSNENSSFLNNTVKNNPGSGSSVSGKNNLIRDNSFQNNDVGLQVSSENSTITMNEFRDNNIGASGGSDKTVFIDNLFWYNAEAGTYITGTGAIIIHNDFYGTGMKIANTNVTYCDQEEPNAFYDGAIGQDDCNCFKPWHDQIYVSVDTVFCPGRYNSSQHTLDSVSLICRGTILQGNNTQDGLILNDNSHVEGCTLQKFENGIYAEDTVHTVIYNNTLLENDNGVQIYRLSRYGTPSYNNTLIRNSFINNSNGLSFSGYSGRRGEQNQIHNNTFLRNRNGMTSYANKNNMTYNLFSNNERGISIDAGQNQSIIGNTIQNSTYTGLSLWDNGGYAEYSVLRGNTFAFNNGGVRINGRQNTIIKNVFQYNNFSGLYLDEYSSENVIAENSFYGSDMIVTDTDNIFCITEEPNRFYNGGRGQDQCHCFKPFFDDVQLSINTTFCAGTYSSAGHEVDDALLCNQTVLVGNRSLIGLYPHSGSIIDGCTLNGYDVGISTKGSNILFKENKISNTRNGIELYYEEYYIPNNITVRENLLTDNDNGIYLRRAENNTISNNTLEQNNDGIVLDYSSHGNLISNNRMTNNTYSGIQIRGERNKLFDNVITLSVYGAYGLYGESVNNTFSRNTFLLNGYGIYLSHSQSNTITYNAFLNNTEQGIFSDEYSSENIIAVNDFYQTGMQIYNTYNKFCLGEQPNYLYGGAEGQDDCNCFKPMNNNTRINTRIEGETIFCSGDYYTGGYILVYAGKLWCNTTRLLGENDEFGIKLDSRTYLEGCSLLGYDQGIFAEGGIVNSQVYNNYLSDNTYGMYATYKNTAYPTNITLGSNVFEDNTYGVYFNSAKNSTILSNLFINNNAGIKLYYAPNNFIAYNLIEHSTDGISLSGNNNTLRENIIRENRNGIALFDDYNVIESNTIENNTGMGINDAARDGNTVQYNIIRNNIQYNYYNGPYNGEKDARFNNWGLDTTEAIDASIYDDEENNRSGKVYFEPWIGDGQQNPVVLVHGYCSSPDAWTDEDFNYEEKLRDAGYTVYIADYEPGPCLPFVLTMPGCANGDIKNNGEKLGEIIQEVKKETGARKVDLIASSMGGLVSRSYIESSVYAQDVNQLIMIGTPNHGSTLADLSVIANVALTLGGGFDPTMFHCMSQLGFATVQMSELSSYLSKLNYDELFFNINTWMTKENLYPNINYKILAGTEYPTMVVLKDKVLGVPFTYPWITELGDGIVAAYSLKLQDIGCHETREWHLGELHNQDIYENVLSYLENPYKPQGDDCRAEERITALQQELLYLQSSPTEKGLLSGGEVNTYTITIDSMSYNTTFMVIWQDLINNLSITIIDPEDRLVNDTTSNITKLTFPGFFILRIQGNSTPGNWTVQIHNPNQEEISYTLDTSFMTPLYFTLQPFGQGTTLQPYDNLTILGYAKIGQQKILSSTINVNITHPDRQESTQIQLYDDGLHNDLQAADGYFGNSFNQTEVNGVYGVKGILVTDYVNETIIREEEFFFSVETVTDGKIDYVNLSYEKANEGIPVVIAMNVSNRGNQTLHDLTLVVYDNLPDNNGTLIRKIIVEDILPSQTLQETLLWQATHGNKTITVMISPFDDYIDTNESNNILTAPPLYFNGKPIIKGEQELIVIKTFGYNITASAYDPENESLSCTLLHKPSNKVSFEWLSGVVDVNGTCWTALTTNTTYEGQPYRAGENVTISIRFTDIHNASVTTNSTTFVIPTCYPINNFLGECIRGGIRYKVFN
- a CDS encoding rhodanese-related sulfurtransferase; the protein is MKNILFYKYIVIDNPEELQKEQREHCRLWDLKGTILIATEGINGCLTGTEGNIQKYQEWLHDDQRFCDLEFKQGLTSTHNFDKLLVKVRKEIVTSGLASDILQQRGEYIEPEVFNRLLDSGEEVYVVDARNNYESNVGHFYNAITPNINNFREWPTAVKQLEHLKEKPIVLYCTGGIRCEKASAYMKQQGFTNVRHLRGGIINYGHEIGNKHWDGKCFVFDKRMTIALGTSQQTKIITSCSSCSLPADTYYHCAYTRCDKRFIACDDCMQKLKSCCSPACFQSILQYPELKAQ